In the Topomyia yanbarensis strain Yona2022 chromosome 3, ASM3024719v1, whole genome shotgun sequence genome, one interval contains:
- the LOC131692232 gene encoding gastrula zinc finger protein XlCGF46.1-like isoform X2: MDQQNSKLNENEQGEPVEHSTSFLLKVEEIEIIDTLPEIETEQPLSDAISLVCEICDEEFHSIFLFNHHQLNHPYICDLCGRKYSKLNQIRVHMIYHKEKSHKCDVCEKAFFRVIQLNEHKKFHSNDKPYECGICGKRFPSKKKLNLHMVMHTSDKPHKCEVCGKGFRAKQNCNQHMLVHTKEKPHKCEVCGKGFRGKMYLHHHMLVHTNEKPHKCEVCGKEFRLKHHLDRHMLLHTNEKPHKCEECGKKFRWKQYLNQHMLMHTNDTPYKCEVCGKEFYDIQYFKKHMLLHTSDKPHKCKVCGKGFRLENQLDRHMLVHTKEKRHKCEVCGKGFRGKLYLKHHMLVHTNEKPHKCEVCGKEFRLKHHLGRHMLVHTNEKPHKCEVCGMTFRWKHYLNQHMLMHTNDKPHKCEVCGKEIYDIQYFKKHMLVHTKNKPYKCEVCGKEFCEKHHLKCHILVHTNEKPHKCELCGKEFRLKHQLGRHMRVHTNEKPYKCEVCKKEFHRRYCFHRHMSIHSK; encoded by the coding sequence ATGGATCAGCAAAATTCGAAACTCAATGAGAACGAACAAGGAGAACCCGTCGAACACAGCACCTCTTTTCTGTTGAAGGTAGAAGAAATCGAAATAATAGATACACTGCCTGAAATAGAAACCGAACAACCGCTATCAGATGCCATTAGTCTCGTGTGTGAGATTTGTGACGAGGAATTTCATTCTATCTTCCTGTTTAACCATCATCAATTGAATCATCCTTACATATGTGATTTGTGTGGAAGAAAATATAGTAAACTCAATCAAATCAGAGTTCATATGATATATCACAAGGAAAAATCTCACAAATGTGACGTGTGCGAGAAAGCATTTTTCAGAGTCATTCAACTTAATGAACATAAGAAATTTCACTCGAACGATAAACCGTACGAATGTGGAATATGTGGAAAGAGATTTCCCAGCAAAAAGAAACTCAATTTACATATGGTTATGCACACAAGCGACAAACCGCACAAATGTGAAGTGTGTGGAAAGGGATTTCGCGCGAAACAGAATTGCAACCAACATATGCTTGTGCATACAAAAGAAAAACCGCACAAATGTGAAGTGTGTGGAAAAGGATTTCGCGGAAAGATGTACCTTCACCATCATATGCTTGTGCACACAAATGAAAAACCTCACAAATGCGAAGTGTGTGGAAAGGAATTTCGCTTAAAACATCACCTAGACCGCCATATGCTTTTGCACACAAATGAAAAACCGCACAAGTGTGAAGAGTGTGGAAAGAAATTTCGCTGGAAACAATACCTCAACCAACATATGCTTATGCACACAAATGATACACCGTACAAATGTGAAGTGTGTGGAAAGGAATTTTACGATATACAGTACTTCAAAAAACATATGCTTTTGCACACAAGCGACAAACCGCACAAATGTAAAGTATGTGGAAAAGGATTTCGCCTAGAAAATCAGCTCGACCGTCATATGCTTGTGCATACAAAAGAAAAACGGCACAAATGTGAAGTGTGTGGAAAAGGATTTCGCGGAAAGCTGTACCTCAAACACCATATGCTTGTGCACACAAATGAAAAACCGCACAAATGCGAAGTGTGTGGAAAGGAATTTCGCTTAAAACATCACCTAGGCCGCCATATGCTTGTGCACACAAATGAAAAACCGCACAAATGTGAAGTGTGTGGAATGACATTTCGCTGGAAACATTACCTCAACCAACATATGCTTATGCACACAAATGATAAACCGCACAAATGTGAAGTATGTGGAAAGGAAATTTACGATATACAGTACTTCAAAAAACATATGCTTGTGCACACAAAAAACAAACCGTACAAATGTGAAGTGTGTGGAAAAGAATTTTGTGAAAAGCACCACCTGAAATGCCATATTCTTGTGCACACAAATGAAAAACCGCACAAATGTGAATTGTGTGGAAAAGAATTTCGCCTAAAACATCAACTCGGTCGCCATATGCGTGTGCACACAAATGAAAAACCGTACAAATGTGAAGTGTGTAAAAAAGAATTTCATAGACGATATTGCTTCCACCGTCACATGTCAATTCACTCGAAATAA
- the LOC131692232 gene encoding zinc finger protein 664-like isoform X4 — protein MVMDQQISKSNEENEPGEPVEFNTPFLLKIEEIEIIDILPEIETGQPLSDAIGLRCEICDEEFSSIFLLNHHRLNHPYICDLCGRKFSKLRQIRVHMIYHKEKPHKCDVCGEAFFRVIQLNGHKKFHSNDKPYECGLCGKGFASIKKLHLHMIVHTSDKPHKCEVCGKGFRRKQDLNIHMLVHTEEKPHKCEVCGKEFRGKQNFNYHMRVHTIEKPHKCDVCGKGFRGKPYLNYHMLVHTNEKPHKCEVCGKGFRVKHHLSRHMHVHTHGKPHNCEVCGKEFREKHNVKQHMLVHTSAKQHNCEVCGKVFQRTVYLNQHMIVHMSDKPHKCEVCGKGFRGKQYLNHHMLVHTSDKPHKCEVCGKGFHEKHHLKKHMLVHTSDEPHKCDVCGKRFYEKQNLKKHMFVHTSDKSQRKAISRETEHRPPYADAHKRKTVQM, from the coding sequence ATGGTCATGGATcagcaaatttcaaaatctaaTGAGGAGAATGAGCCAGGAGAACCCGTCGAATTCAACACCCCCTTTCTGTTGAAGATAGAAGAAATCGAAATAATAGATATACTGCCTGAAATAGAAACCGGACAACCGCTATCAGATGCCATTGGTCTCCGATGTGAGATTTGTGACGAGGAATTTTCTTCTATCTTCCTGCTTAACCATCATCGATTGAATCATCCTTACATATGTGATTTGTGTGGAAGAAAATTTAGTAAACTCAGACAAATCAGAGTTCATATGATATATCACAAGGAAAAACCTCACAAATGTGACGTGTGCGGGGAGGCATTTTTCAGAGTCATTCAACTTAATGGACATAAGAAATTTCACTCGAACGATAAACCGTACGAATGTGGACTGTGTGGAAAGGGATTTGCCAGCATAAAGAAACTCCATCTACATATGATTGTGCACACAAGCGACAAACCGCACAAATGTGAAGTATGTGGAAAGGGATTTCGCAGAAAGCAGGACCTCAACATACATATGCTTGTGCACACAGAAGAAAAACCGCACAAATGTGAAGTGTGTGGTAAGGAATTTCGCGGAAAGCAGAACTTCAATTACCATATGCGTGTGCACACAATTGAAAAACCGCACAAATGCGATGTGTGTGGAAAAGGATTTCGCGGAAAGCCATACCTTAACTACCATATGCTTGTGCACACAAATGAAAAACCGCACAAATGTGAAGTGTGTGGAAAAGGATTTCGCGTAAAACATCACCTCAGCCGCCATATGCATGTGCACACACATGGAAAACCGCATAATTGTGAAGTGTGTGGTAAAGAATTTCGCGAAAAACATAACGTCAAACAACATATGCTTGTGCATACAAGCGCCAAACAGCACAATTGTGAAGTGTGTGGAAAGGTATTTCAAAGAACAGTATATCTCAACCAACATATGATCGTGCACATGAGCGACAAACCGCACAAATGTGAAGTATGTGGAAAAGGATTTCGCGGAAAGCAGTACCTCAACCACCATATGCTTGTGCACACAAGCGACAAACCGCATAAATGTGAAGTGTGTGGAAAGGGATTTCACGAAAAACATCACTTAAAAAAACATATGCTTGTGCACACAAGCGACGAACCTCACAAATGTGATGTGTGTGGAAAGAGATTTTACGAAAAACAGAACttaaaaaaacacatgtttgTGCACACCAGCGACAAATCGCAAAGGAAAGCGATTTCGCGAGAAACTGAACATCGACCGCCATATGCAGATGCACACAAACGTAAAACCGTACAAATGTGA
- the LOC131692228 gene encoding zinc finger protein 665-like isoform X1, with amino-acid sequence MEQQNPKSNEENKLGEPVEVSSSIQKVEEIEKLVILPEKTNRDSILKEPVELNTSMQVKVKEIEIIDTLPKNTNKENNLGEPVGFNAPIPIKIEEIEIIDSLTELKSETQEVDVCDEKFPFISLLDDHQLDHTKDEHSNSGPSTYEDENPYICDLCGRRYCKLVQIRDHMKYHKGKPFKCDLCEKAYATISNLNEHKKCHTTDKPFKCELCGKPFHSRHQLKRHSKSHSSEAPFNCELCGESFSMLWDLVLHKGDYRLKNELSKCVKHESFRVISTACEICGKEYDTLRKLKVHMLSHNVRIHKCDMCEKAYSIISKLNDHKQTHLYERSYKCSSCGKGYCTPKALKRHMLTHSDEKPFKCEMCEKSFRLLCQLKTHEFVHTDHKSYQCKVCDKKFKFFYDLKCHWTVHTNEKPHRCDVCGKEFRTKAVLKIHQKIHTNEKSHICDVCGKEFREMSNLRRHINIHAGNKPHKCDVCGKEFRTKDVFKNHQKIHTNEKSHICQVCGREFREMSNLRRHMNIHTGKWPHKCDVCGKGFRDKRNLNSHKIVHESKELKQVQV; translated from the coding sequence ATGGAGCAGCAAAATCCAAAATCTAATGAGGAGAATAAACTAGGAGAACCCGTCGAAGTCAGTAGCTCTATTCAGAAAGTAGAAGAAATTGAAAAGTTAGTTATATTGCCCGAAAAAACTAACAGGGACAGCATACTAAAAGAACCCGTTGAATTGAATACCTCAATGCAAGTAAAAGTAAAGGAAATAGAAATAATAGATACGCTACCTAAAAATACTAATAAGGAGAACAATTTAGGAGAACCCGTCGGATTCAACGCCCCTATTCCGATAAAAATAGAAGAAATCGAAATAATAGATTCATTGACTGAGCTAAAATCTGAAACGCAAGAAGTGGATGTTTGTGACGAAAAATTCCCATTTATCTCCCTGCTTGATGATCATCAATTGGATCACACGAAAGATGAACATTCAAACAGTGGTCCTAGTACCTATGAAGATGAAAACCCTTACATTTGTGATTTGTGTGGAAGGCGTTATTGTAAGCTCGTCCAAATCAGAGATCATATGAAATATCACAAAGGAAAACCTTTCAAATGTGATCTGTGTGAGAAGGCATATGCCACAATTAGCAATCTCAATGAACACAAGAAATGTCACACGACCGATAAGCCATTCAAATGTGAATTGTGTGGAAAGCCATTTCATTCGCGCCACCAGCTGAAACGGCACTCAAAAAGTCATTCGAGTGAGGCACCTTTCAACTGTGAGTTGTGCGGGGAAAGCTTTTCCATGCTCTGGGATCTTGTGCTTCACAAGGGAGATTACAGGCTCAAGAATGAACTTTCTAAGTGCGTCAAACACGAATCATTCAGGGTAATTAGCACAGCATGTGAGATATGTGGAAAGGAATATGATACGCTCAGAAAGCTAAAAGTTCACATGCTATCTCATAATGTGAGAATTCACAAATGTGACATGTGTGAGAAAGCATATAGTATAATTAGTAAGCTTAATGATCATAAGCAAACTCACTTATATGAACGATCATATAAATGTTCATCGTGTGGAAAAGGATATTGTACGCCGAAAGCATTAAAAAGGCACATGCTTACTCATTCAGATGAGAAACCTTTCAAGTGTGAAATGTGTGAGAAAAGCTTTCGTCTGCTCTGTCAACTCAAAACACATGAATTTGTGCACACAGATCATAAAAGTTACCAATGTAAAGTGTGTGATAAGAAGTTCAAATTTTTCTACGACCTTAAATGTCACTGGACAGTTCACACAAATGAGAAACCGCACCGATGTGATGTGTGTGGGAAAGAATTTCGTACAAAGGCTGTCCTTAAAATCCATCAGAAAATTCACACAAACGAAAAATCGCACATATGTGATGTGTGTGGAAAAGAATTTCGCGAAATGTCGAATCTCAGAAGACACATAAACATTCACGCAGGCAATAAACCGCACAAATGTGATGTGTGTGGGAAAGAATTTCGTACAAAGGATGTCTTTAAAAACCATCAGAAAATTCACACAAATGAAAAATCGCACATATGTCAAGTGTGTGGCAGAGAATTTCGGGAAATGTCGAACCTCAGAAGACACATGAATATTCACACAGGCAAATGGCCACACAAATGTGATGTATGTGGAAAGGGATTTCGCGATAAGCGGAACCTCAATAGCCACAAGATTGTTCACGAAAGCAAAGAACTAAAACAAGTACAAGTGTGA